From the genome of Magnolia sinica isolate HGM2019 chromosome 12, MsV1, whole genome shotgun sequence:
CACAGTTTCAAGTTGTATATGAAACAATCTAAACTACAAATAGGTAGCAACCCTTCAACAAGCGTGGCCATTTCAACTATATTAGAATGAAATATCACAATTTAACTCAATTAAACATTCAAATGCAGCTtatacaaagaaaataaacaaaccAGATCTACTATAACAAACTTTAATTTCTGCGCCATGAATTATATTGGAacgtttggacggttgagatctcACCATGACAATCTTCACTCGCAGGAACCTGCTAACGAACTAGTCTTGGACCGCGAATTTGTTGATTCGCTGCTCGGCCCCTGATACAACGAAGACTCAGAGAGTGAAACCATGTTCAGATTTTCCGCGAGAATCTGAAGTGATCTTGGTACCGGCGGCACGTTCACCTCCAAAACACCCTCCAAGATTTGAACAATCTGCCCCATTGACGGCCTGTCATTCTCGTTGTCCTGAATACACCAGCCTGCGACTCTGCAAGCTCGACCGAGCTCTTCCATGTTTGCATTTCCCTCCAATCTGTAATCCAACAAGCAATGGATTTCACCGCTCGTGATTTTCCTCACAGCCCAAATTGGGAAAAACACCGTTTCCCCTACTTCGAAGTGCTCAGAATTTCTCCTTCCTGATATGATCTCGAAAACCATCATCCCATAGCTGTAGACATCGGCTTTTGACGTGATTGCCAGCCCTGAAATCCATTCAGGCGCAAGATAGCCTCTTGTTCCTCTCATGGTTGTCAAAACCCGACTGAATTCCCGCCCCATGAGCTTTGCCAGGCCAAAATCCGCCACCTTTGGGCAGAACCCAGCATCTAGAAGTGTGTTTTCTGGCTTAATGTCGCAATGTATGATACAGTCTCGACATTTCTCGTGAAGATAAGCTATTCCTCTCGCAGTCCCAATTGCTATCTTGTACCTCGTCGGCCAATCCAGGATGTTGGAAATCTCACCAAACAGATGAGAATCCAAAGACCCGTTTGGCATGTAATCATAGACGAGCAGCCTTTTAGCCCTTTCCGAGCAAAACCCACGAAGGCGGATGAGATTAACGTGCTGGATCATCCCGATAGTGCTCACCTCTGTTCGGAACTGCTTCTCTCCTTGCCGAAGCCCTTCAAGCTTCTTCACTGCCACCATTGTTTGATCAGGCAGAGCCCCTTTGAAAACAGAACCGAAACCTCCACAGCCCAATGTCTGTGAGAAATTCTTCGTTGCAATCTGCAGGCTTCGGTAGCTAAATGCAATAAAAGAGCCTTGAACCGTCTCTGAACTAACTATATTCCGTCGCCTCTGCCATCTACAAATAAAAAACAGAGCAGTACCCAATAGAAGAACAGCCCCTGCAACCACACCTACAACAGCCCATGTACTGGTCCCCTTACTACGATCCGAAATCTTCAGTTCAGAGGCCGCAAGGCGGAGATGAATTGTCCTGCCTTCACTATTTCCATCAGACAGCTGCTTCAGATTCGACAATTCTCCGTTCCATATCGAACACCTGCCCTCAAAAGCATAAGCAGTGCAAGAACAGTCATTTAAGCAGGCCAATTCACACTTTCTGATGCTCCCTACCGCCAAAGATCGTGAGCCGTTTGGCAGCTTCATGTAGGGCAAAGCCCAAAACCCATTTTTCTCACTATCAAATGATCCGTTGTGCCCGCACTCCAAATGGGTTTTCCTCGTACACCCACCCGACCAACTCTCCAAATCCCAGTCGTTCGGATACTTGGGCTCAAAACCAGGCAAGCACGTACAGGACGAGCTCTTCTCGTTGCAGCTTCCAAAGGAACCGCAAAGACCATAAACATCGCATTGAGATATCGGCTGCGCCCAGAACGGATTCCATTGAGAGGAGTATCCCAGCCATGAAATCATCTTGATCTGGCCGGAATGATCAATCACCAATCTGGATCGGGAGGAAGTATTTTTCAGTGAGTAATAGAAATACTTCCTCTGTTCGTCATTGATGAAGTTGAAACCGTAATTCCTCCGTTCGCCTGGAATGAAGTCGAAATCGTTCAATCGCATTTCAGGGACGTTGCTGAAAATTGCCCCATCCCAATTTCCACTAGTCCAGTAAATTTCAGTCCCATTCCACATAATAAAATACTGTGTGCTCGGGCCCGGGTCGATCTCTATAGAGAACAGCCCAGGAGCTGGATCTTCTGAGCTCTTCCACGAAGTAAGCCGTTGGTTTTCACCCGTTACCTTGTTCAATCCAAGCCACCCTCCAGGTAGCCATGTATTAGTTGGGTGATCAAAGCTCTGCCAGTGCACCACAGAGGAATTGGATCTGTCTCTCAGAACAAGATTTCCAGTGTCTAGGAGGACCGCTACAGTCAAAttcaatggcttggatattaGATTGGTGGACCAGATTGGGAAATTTGAGGGGCTGAGGAGGACTAGATTGCCATCTTCTGCAATTTTTAGGATGGAATTGGAGGGGTTTGGGAGGGGTTTTTCTCTGTTGGCTACCCAGACAACTGTTTGTTCTGGGACTCGTTTGTACCAGATGCCTATGTAGTATTTTTGGGAGTTGCCTGGTGTGAAGAAACCCAGTTCAAATGCCCCACCTTGGGAGGTTAGGTTATGGGGCCAACTAAGATGTTGAGTTGGGGTGATAGAATCTGAACCATTGGAGAGGTAGGCCTTGagagagaagatgaagaagaggaggagataGAGAAATGGCATGCTTCTTCTGGTATCCATGCCTACCGAACCATGCTTGGACAAGTAAGATATATGTAAGGAGAAGTTGGGGAATTTGACCGTGCTGGCCACGATGTACGGTCAAATTCCCTAGAGGGATTCAACCTTGGCAGTATTTTGGAAAAATACTCagatgaccaaaatgcccttgtccttgtttgTCTAGGCCTGTGGTTTTTGTAAGAAAGTGATGGGTAAAAGAAGCCTTTCCTGGGcatgggcaaggaccaaactagtggggcccacattgatgtatgtgtataatccatgccacccatccttttgccatgtcattttacaGCTAGGGCTTAAATATCAACctaatccagagctcgtgtgggccacataatagaaaataatggtgacaatagcgcccattgttgaaactttccaggcccactatgatgtttgttagaagtggacactacacaagtcaggactttttgggcccacggcgagctggccgacaaggtggacggaacagaTCACCTCATTGTAAGCCTCAATTtccattatttaaaaataatcaagttattaattacatcaacctaacaaccacgacccttaccatgttatatgggtatgggttgtagttgccatgatatatgggtcgtggttgtcatgaggtaagggttgtggttgccATGCTATATGTGTTGTGGTCTTCTTtttatatggattgtggttgtcatgttatatgggtcgtggttgtcatgggcctTGGTAAGGACCAACTCGTGAggtctacattgatgtatgtgtataatctatgccgcccatcctttttgccgtgtcattttagggctagggtccAATTATTAGTTTGATCCAGTTCTTGTGtgagccacatgatagaaaataatggtgacaatggcaccTGCTGTTGAAattttccaggctcactgtgatgtttgttagaactAGACATTGTCTAAgtaaggactttttgggcccacggcgagctggccgacaaggtggatggaacgaatcaccccattgtgggccccaACTCCTATTATTTAAATGTTAACgttatcatcctgatacaaaacttctcaCCTTAATGCGTTCACTCCCCACTGTTTTGTACAGTATTGGCCCTataagctttggatcttcctaacTTGAATCCTACCATAatgtggtctttcaaaatggacggatggagtggatttttcaccgACATCTTTGTATGCCCATGCAGCCGAAGCGTAGGAATATGTATGTCACGAGCCATCCTCTCCCAGTGGAAAGGGGGCAGTTAAAGAAGTAGATTGTCCcgaggtcacaggcaatccgcttttgGTGGAGTGTGGCAGACAACGGAGTGAAGCTGATTGCTTGTGACTTGAGCACAAAGATATTTCTGTGCCTgggagctgtgtgggtcccacaagagATGTCCTTGACAAATTTACtctgttaatttatttttaatgcccACAATAAAACAAGAATAAAAAACAAGgcatattcaaaactcatgtgtgccatgcctgatgtagagtgggtcgcggacaatttcatggccaaaatggatcagaaaaggttTGGTACAAAAGTAATCCAGACTGTCAGACCTTAAATCACGTATATCTCGCAGTTTGAATGAGTTAccggacataaaatatatgattttcatggtaggacgagctactttaccTACCCAACCCCGCTACGTTGGGTTGCACAAgacggatttgcgaaataccatcagatcaatggtcgtttccctattttataGTAaaatttaatttgattataactcttcaatcGGTTGGGCCTTAGGAGTTgtgccaacatgaaaagtgcttagtataattaggagaacaacaatGACAGTCAATATTCAGTGACAATGTATCCCGGTTTTAGAGGTTTCAATTCTTTTATCAGCAACATGTTTTGGAAGTATTCCATCCACGttgtttgagctttggatatactttaatgttgggctcattttctaaaatgaattggtaaacaaacgaacggtgtggataaaacatatacatcacggtgggctccacggtaAATCCGCGTGATGCTATAGAGTGGTGAGCTCTTCGTTACATAATTGGCTGCCCAGGTCTTGCCCTTAATAGGGTGTATAAATTCATACACCATGGTTGGCTCCATGGAGTCCTATCACCACACGTGGCTGTATGGCATTTGGATCACCATGCAGTCTAAGTCCAAAATGAGCCAGACGCATGTGTTAGTTGGGCACTATTTAGAAAACGGTGATGACTTCTGAAACGCGGACATGGATTACTTGCACGTCAGTCAAGACCTTCAAAATCTCTGACTTGAGGTAATGCCCCGGGCCGGGGTTGAATCAGATTAGCCTCTATGACCGGAATGGTTGTAGAGCCATCTATGACTGCGGCAGGACAAAGAAATCAAAGTGTGTTCCTCTATCTTCTAGAAACTCTGGCATCTCCCTGCAGCCACTTCAGGCAAGTTCATTGAAATTTAAGAGCAATGCAATATATTCAACTGGTCTCTGTTGATGATGAAATTGTTTGAAGCATATCTTTGGCTTCTGCCGTGGTTGAATTTAGAGACCAGCACCCAGCACTAACATGACCAGATCTTGTCTAGTTGAAGGCGTTTATTTGAAAGCATTCTTTTATCACTTGGTTAACCTTTATTAGTAAGCTTAAAACAAAAGATAAAttaaaaatattgaatattatatTGGATGAAAATTGAACTTTTTGTAATGCAGGGCTAGAACCTACTTGGCATCTTTTTTCTAatgcttttttccttttctagCTTTTTGGAGGAAATTTTAGGATAAATTTGATTTCTTTGTGAACGCTGCTGGGTTTTGGTGCCCTtgctttttaatttgttttctTACATGTGGGTTGACTCAAGAGAAGGGTATTTTTGAGCTAGAGTCACCAATGACTAATTATATGAGATTTCCTCGGACGGCTAGACTTTATAAAATCTTTAGAAATTGGAGAATTAAAGATTCTCTGTTTTATAATTACTTTTGGCATGCAATTTAGGATTTTGAATAGCGGCCTTCAATGATAAAGAAAGAAGTTTTTAGATACATTTTTCACTCACGGGCAAGTGCAATATTTACTTTATAGGATTTAGTAGGATATTAGGGAAATTAATAGTTCTAGCATTGTTTTATTTACTAATGCTAGAAGGAAAGGTGATTGTTGCTACACAACCATGGACAAGAACTCCATTTAAGCTAGAGTCCAACTTAGATTTGGAAGTGAGAGAATGTGATAGCTTTCTTGCAGCAACCAATATCCAAGATAAGctaaaaaaggaaaatggaaGGACGCAAGAGGCGTCCTGTCTGACAATCGGTATCCAATAAGAGTTATAAAGGGAAAGAAAATAAGACTAGGTTTCCTCAATTTTATGATGCAGCAAGATTCGAAAATCCAATAAATCATAAAGCATACATTTTAAGGTCTTCCAGGGAAGTACGAAGGTTAGAGGATGTAATGatgcaaataaaaaagagaggGGATATTTAGGGATGTCCACCTTACTTTTAATAGATATTGGGAAACTCGCCTGCTTTCAGGTTATTTAAAGTAACTAGCCCACTGTTTGAAAAGACACCGAGAATATTGCTTAGCTAGCTTTGATCAACTGTGGCAGACGGAAAAGTACCATTAAGGCTTGAAAATGACTATTTTGCCATTAATGGCACACGTTTTCACAAATATAACCCAAATGTAGGGGACGAGTGTgtagtatgtggggcccatcgtcacCCGACCGAATGATCAAAACTGCCAGCTGTTTCGTACGATAATTCCAAGCCATGAGTTCATGAAacaatgaggtaaatctaaatcgCAACTTTGTTTGTTGGGGTCCACATTTGGCTGAGATGACCTTGGTATTTTGtataatgacctaaaatgagctttatttatttatttatttttatttagcaaAACACCgtatttcattttataattttggacAAAATTACATTTGGGCTTCCTAGGAAAAAAGGACCTGCAGAAAGCCTATTATAACACAGTCGGGGAAAGCTCGGGCCAAAAGACAAAAGCTACCTTTCCTTGATTGTGCCTAACCCCACCCTGTCTAAGAAAAAAAGCCCTTTAACCTGCTGAGGAAGCTTTGCCAAGCTAGCATTGCAAAAGACGGTGGGACAAACTCCCCTTGTTGGCTAGAGCATCGGCATGAGCATTTCCCTTCCTAAAGATATGCCTAAATTCCACCTACCCTCAAAGGCGGAGCTTTTCCGCCCTGAGAGACCAAAATTTCCATTTCCTGCCCAGGCAAGTCCTCTCGTTTAAGGCCTTAACCACCAGCTCAGAATCAGATTCTACTACCACTCTAGAATAGCCCTTCGCTAGACAGAGGGAGAGTCCATTGTAGACTGCTCGAAGTTTGACACCAATGTTGGAGAGCACTCCATAACCAGACGAAAAATAGAAGATGAACTCACCCTTGTCACCCTTGCGAACACTGCCACCCCCTGCCAAACCTGGGTTACCTCTTAAGGACCCATCCACATTCACTTTGACTCATCTCGTGGGAGGTTTCAACCATCTAACCACCGATTGCTGACCAGGTCTCACCCCATTTGAGCCCCCAGCCCTCGGTAGGCCAGAATTGGGGGTAACCGCTCCCTCTTAACTGCCTCCAATGTTGCCGCTGACACTGGATAACCTCTAGGAAACCTGGGCGATCACGGAAGCAACCGACCCTCCCTTCAAAAATTGTAGCATTTCTGGACTTCCACAGCTCCTAGAAGATCAAGGACGGCACCAACTTCTGAACCATCTAAATGAAACACGCATAATGGTGGGTGTTTAcactccaagtatagggttgtgatgtagtaataaacttggtaagaccgaggtcgaatccatagggactgaaccttgtacgtaatttaaaagtaacttgaactagaactaggtgaagatgtaatctaaatcaggaaaattaagggaataattatgaatttaactaactaaaatttgtgaaattcaaaggtgggaaactagggtgccaaggatccacttgtagagatcagggagatctatgcttgattcatgaacacaactagaatcagagtcctattcttcatccaattggaagatatttcattaaaaaccaatctgaacatcctttgatccagttttcaagagatgagaggtatgagaattagaattgattccatcacaaaaccatgcccatgagacaaagcaaacaacagaacttTAACCAAttcacatccaatctaaggaatttatgaacattaggaagggttccgtcatccaaccatgcccatgagacaatggtgaacaacagggctcccaTGTTCAAAATCCCTATAATGTAAAGAACATACCCGAagttatcgcagatccattgtaatttaagtcaaaaTAAACGATTAAAAACTACGAATATTCCTCATagtcaaactataatcaaagttaGTTTAGTAAAGCATGAATCAAAGGCATAGAACCaaacccatcacactacaagcttcacctcttagccctagctaagaggtttagctaatcacggacatgattaactaaacacccttaaaaatatcaaaagaagaaaagctaaagaaaaaagaaggagaagaaaactcCTGTCCggctgattctctctctctctctctctctctctctctctctctctctctctctcctcttcctttgCTCCACGCTCCCAAGGTGCCTTCACGACTGCCCAAGATGGTCCCAAAGCTCTCTCTCACATCTCCTTTTATAGCAACAGGGCGGTGGAATGGTTGGCGTCAGTGGAGTCGGTGGTATGTGTAAACTTACGTGGCAAAAGGTGGTGCATGCGTAGCCTTTACGCATCCCCTTTGCGTACACAGTGAAAACCCAATAACGCCAATCTCGCAATCTCCTAACGTTCTTCCTTCCCAAAAGGCTAACATCCCTTTGGACGGTTTTGTAGAGcctacaagatggatggttcggatcttcATGTAGAGCCAtccgtggtggcccacctggattgtCAGATTCGTTCGCAAAACAAGGCTCGTTCACGCCTCCTGCGCTGATGATTTGTGAGGCCCATGATCGGGATTCTCtgagaaatccagtccatccattggatgtgACTCGAAAAACCAATCGGGGATGTCGTGGTGCAACtcagatttggtgtggcccacgagagTTTCTTTCCTGCTGTCCAAACTGCGTCTGAATGGATGGAAACCATTCTTACTATTTCCTTGGAAGATCTTCCTCTAGGACTTGGTCAGATGGCCCTTTAGAgtctaatggacggtctagatcgatCATGTAGATCGAGATCGTGGCCCACAAAACCCATCCGCAGACGCTCTGTTTCCGTTTTCGCAACAGAATCTTGAATTTAAGAAGGATTGTACGGTCAGTGTGCTTTGACCGTTCCTTGCtgattcggtgtggtccatttgcagTAATCTTTCGGTGGATTTGTGCCCTTTGCTGAAATTGTCGGGTCATATTAGGCCATAGGCCAAAATATGGAGTGGATCCAAGTTTTGGATGGACCACACGATCAGTCAGGGTGCCGAGTGGTGCTCACCGCTTAAAATTCTTACTTTCACTTACGTTGGATTGTTTAAATTGCATgaggtccacttgtgatgatttctcgaggaatccactccgtctatccagtTTGTTACCATAATTTAAGGCATGAGGTCAAAAATGAAATGATTCCATTAATCAGGAGGGCCATACTACCCGATCAAGCACCAAGAACATTTATCGTTGAAACTTAGTTGAAATTCTCGTGCAACAGTGCTGTACACATGGTATCACTTATTTACGATTATACCCTTTATGTTGTTCAAACTTCCACCATCCATAActcctgattgcaccatgcaaatgagACAGAATTTTAGCAGTActtgttatttttcatgctctttctaactcctaagtttgagccttgacCGCTTATGGATtaccaagatgctctttaatggtTAGTGCCCTCTGATCTCtcagttgggccacttctatAAAGATCCAATGATTGAAATTCGATGTTttcagttaatttagggtcctcagattaaatataaagtttcgagccaaacggaaggtgagaatcctgtgatcttgtattctggacgacTTTTAGGCCCGTTTAAACCCAATCACGTGatcttctcggatctttggcgtgtaaattccttgatcttggtcccctagggtccgtcccttgccttggtgattttagagcattaaatatATGCTTTAATACtcatttcagtccaagctctttaaattcaccttgcaacaaaattacaattaaaatagaacattaagcactatcatgtttgtaaaattaggtaataattggggtttaatatgcaatatttgaccctcaacacaatctccaaccaacattttgccaGTCTCGaacaaagtatgtgaaaaataagatGTGAATCACATGATAATTCTATAAACATGAGTGTTTTTTGGAAAACAATCCAGGtacgagaattctaagatacatcaatattggcattactttctcttagACTTAAGCACACAataaacttcatggtcaagttcaaagtattaatccatcaattagaacaattttaaacaatgagttccatgggtgtatggtGTAACCTCGGCTTATCACAATTAaggattcaattctttattttcatgataacattgataatcacaagagcattcaggataaccataacctaaaccaaaacttaccttatAGTTCGACTGTttcattctttcagcttttgatttttttcatcgatgactttcacgctatgtcaatctttttaaagatctttaataggtagccctttttgacgataactgttttttagctgggtattcttttttttttccttcttcttcaatgaacatgatggagAAATTTCCCAAGATGGTTctttccatgcttagtgattaccaggttaacaattcaatatcaaattaaaaccttaacgtgtaagctagatgtgacatgtgtaatcatgactcaatcaatgtttaaaacttctaatcatggagtaATCAtccaaacttaactatgaagtaTAACAggtaactgaatctaagagtcataaagtacaaacattatgtatcttatacttctaaatcaaagatggcttctaaaatcacttcgacttcacaagaattttcagaaaaaatttaaaaattttccacGATTTTTgtttaagaccaagaaaatactgattaggtaatcctaatctcccatccccaacctaaaatctatattgtcttcaatgtaaaagatataagcatgcaatgcacatgagacaacgaaagtaaaagagaagtgatggaaagatagtacctgatgaaggagttGAAAGGCTTTTTCCCAAAGAGATTTCAAGGTAAAGGCGGCTCGACACAAGAGTTaatccaacaaaagcaaactatcctaaaacaactggaAGGGAAACTATCCTAACAACATAAAGCCGACTAATCTAGAACGACAAAAAACAAACTaccatagtcctatgaaagcagtaacttacctatacctccatcgaactaggagatcaatcctggtacacaattatgccgcaaggttcctccttcggccaatatcttgataaatttctcagtaggtttctcaataagatcatctaaaagccctttttgcaataagcttAGATGCCCTGGAtcatgaatttccagagaaacttatgtacctcagcaAAAAATTATCGTtcaattgcttgaggtatccaaaatatatatgattcacctgtaacAAAAAAAGtatcaaagttagtatcccatggtgaatcagagactacaaatAAATAGAATTCAAATTTTTTTCAGAAAGTGATGCAGTCTCAACACAGTTCGAAGTTTCAAACTTCGGTTCAATTCTcatctcctcctcctttaatgataagcattcaaGATCTATGGAGGGAAGGATTTTAGAGTACGGGTTCCCTTAATCCGTGACAACCATCGAGGTATTGTCTTACAAGGCATCCACTATGtcttttatcataggatcgtttgaatctacaaagtgtgcgaagcaatcatccaaagagttgaaaaATTCCACATTGAAATCTATAATGAGATGCTCGAGGACTTCAtcatctttaaaagtagatggaggtatgctctcttgctccagccctataCAGATAGATTGGGGGTTAGTAAACGAAGTATTGTTGTGATGACTCTATTCATTGATACTGCTCAGAAGAGGCATTGAGTTGTCAAAACTTGATAGCTCAGATGATAGCCTTAACTGAgtggttttaaattccagagtcatatcgaacAACTCCTCCCTCTCCTGAattatatcatcattcaattcaggggagtggtccaaacatgtttcacaagagttagaagggtcggttgtaaggatctcatcttccacttttaaatcagacatgtcaagtGAGTAGAGTAGATCAATATTATGACCGATCACTTCtcgtacttcttgatcattgacctagatcaaacttgagattgattccaggggaatttgggatgcacattcatgattgtcatccgaatacacatcatcttccaattcagtgcagtacactcttgggatgggatcgctttcctcacattctctttctaaattgagttgaggttcgaataaactaacctctccctcattaTTGAAAcctagtgtgtcatgtgagtgaagtgtgtcatcatcattatatttaaaagacacccacgtctcttgatcattcttttaaaCCGTCATCAAGATCAACTCTtcgagaaattgaaccatatgcttatTAATATAATTCAACTCTTTATTCCAAATTTCATAGTTCTTCAAAAGTGAGTTaagatcacttttctcgcattgtatttttggattgggttgtggttagGATAATCTAGCCTCCACTATCTTATCGAGgcacgaattaagcgcttccaatgtttttctaatttctgcAAGACAGTCCATGTtacgctgaaatgaatcctcttggatcatttcttgTTAGATCTTAAAGGTAGGGTattcaagagaataatcattataacatgttgttggttcatcttcccaattttgatgtttccactggttataaTCATAcggatcatatgtgggagaatatgatggttaataatagtcctcattcccataattatgatcgcgtaaggacttcttaaccgatgAAGTATAATATTCCAATCAATTCTTgatgatggttttagaaaaatcttgagatataggTTGAATTACATCGTAATCATTATACATCCCTCCTCAATATCTCTTATTCATCTCGGCATATTGACGTACCCACTCTTCCATGGTGAAAGccaaactctgaatctaatcctaagaaaaataaaagaaaagatcttacagcagtatggaaagtaagaagaggagagttagaaggaagttaccaaattagaagttcctatgttaagatcttgtaaaagaaaacaaaagaaattagtttctaaaactagaaatccTAAAgtaagaaaattctaaaaaaaaaaaaaaaatttctaaaaagaaagatgagttaatttctaaaaaaaaaatttaaaaaaaaaactagaaagtttttgaaaacaaattaggaaaattctaaacctaaaattagaaagtacgttagtttctagaaacaaaCGAAATCTTAaaactagaaagtttttaaaaatagaaaaatcaaacctaatcctaaaaatagaaaaatagaaaaattagaaagagattaccaatttagaaagtctacctcagagtcctacaaaattagaaagttaagttagtttctaaaaataaaatagaaaataaaccctaaacctaaagttagaaaactagaaaattctaatcttaacctaattctaaaactagtaaatctcagaaaaacgtaaccgtcaatccctggcaacggcgccaaaaactttttcacatcccaagtatagggttgtgatgtagtaataaactcagtaagatcgaggttgaatccacagggactgaaccttgtacgtaatctaaaagtaacttgaactagaactaggcaaaga
Proteins encoded in this window:
- the LOC131221825 gene encoding G-type lectin S-receptor-like serine/threonine-protein kinase At2g19130, producing MDTRRSMPFLYLLLFFIFSLKAYLSNGSDSITPTQHLSWPHNLTSQGGAFELGFFTPGNSQKYYIGIWYKRVPEQTVVWVANREKPLPNPSNSILKIAEDGNLVLLSPSNFPIWSTNLISKPLNLTVAVLLDTGNLVLRDRSNSSVVHWQSFDHPTNTWLPGGWLGLNKVTGENQRLTSWKSSEDPAPGLFSIEIDPGPSTQYFIMWNGTEIYWTSGNWDGAIFSNVPEMRLNDFDFIPGERRNYGFNFINDEQRKYFYYSLKNTSSRSRLVIDHSGQIKMISWLGYSSQWNPFWAQPISQCDVYGLCGSFGSCNEKSSSCTCLPGFEPKYPNDWDLESWSGGCTRKTHLECGHNGSFDSEKNGFWALPYMKLPNGSRSLAVGSIRKCELACLNDCSCTAYAFEGRCSIWNGELSNLKQLSDGNSEGRTIHLRLAASELKISDRSKGTSTWAVVGVVAGAVLLLGTALFFICRWQRRRNIVSSETVQGSFIAFSYRSLQIATKNFSQTLGCGGFGSVFKGALPDQTMVAVKKLEGLRQGEKQFRTEVSTIGMIQHVNLIRLRGFCSERAKRLLVYDYMPNGSLDSHLFGEISNILDWPTRYKIAIGTARGIAYLHEKCRDCIIHCDIKPENTLLDAGFCPKVADFGLAKLMGREFSRVLTTMRGTRGYLAPEWISGLAITSKADVYSYGMMVFEIISGRRNSEHFEVGETVFFPIWAVRKITSGEIHCLLDYRLEGNANMEELGRACRVAGWCIQDNENDRPSMGQIVQILEGVLEVNVPPVPRSLQILAENLNMVSLSESSLYQGPSSESTNSRSKTSSLAGSCE